The proteins below come from a single Alnus glutinosa chromosome 9, dhAlnGlut1.1, whole genome shotgun sequence genomic window:
- the LOC133877001 gene encoding protein SMAX1-LIKE 6, with translation MPTSVSLARQCLTEEAVRVLDDAVAVARRRSHAQTTSLHAVSALLGLPSSTLREACARARCSAYSPRLQFRALELSVGVSLDRLPSSSRALDEPQVSNSLMAAIKRSQANQRRHPESFHLHHQILQNNPQQTTSVLKVELKHFILSILDDPFVSRVFGEAGFRSCDIKLAIIHPPMVSRFSRTRCPPVFLCNLTDSDPARRSLGLEVSGDENSRRIAQVLLRKSGKNPVLFGVYAVDALRSFVECVNKGGGSALPNELFGLSVICVESEISEFVNGGGSEEKMGLRFKELGEQCLGPGIVVNLGDLMTLSEDGAFGEAVSFVVSQLTRLVELHGERLWVMGAAGTYETYSKLLGRFPSLEKDWDLHPLPITSSKPSSDGFCSKSSLLGSFVPLGGFFSTPSDFTYPFSSANQSFSRCKRCTEKYEQDVAVIQKGGSTISVADQHSESLPSCLRMAELDTGEGVGVAKTKDDETMLKAKILQLQKKWNDTCQHLHQAQPFPKLDISHAWSQVPSAEGFHFVANRKERSSKDSSPNGSQCADPSHRTPTDLQKPFPLKQNMQLPVDSDTENANIQSKLIVKVSRSQQIEMERPWLSTNSMPNMSPPPDHTSSSSVTSVTTDLGLGTLYASTSQEPDSPKLPGCKESLQHFSGSISTKVDAVSGNTSRQIAHSSSCSGANMGGQSDPRDFKSLWRFLREKVCWQEEAICSISEAVSCSRSSNGRRGGSSFKGHIWLTFLGPDKVGKRRIASALAEIVFGTRESLISVDFGSQDRVCQSNSMFEHQELDGYDVKFRAKTVVDYVAGELSKKPHSVVFLQNVDKADPLAQTSLSQAVRTGKFADSHGREISINNTIFVITSTITKGTRTVLPGKEPMEFSEERILKAKRYQMQILVEHVAGDASRSNGMNVRVTLKNGTSNAGSVNKRKLIETCDSEGHMGTVRAQKVSRSYLDLNLPVEEELEENINCGDCDSDSISENSEAWLEGFFEQVDDNVVFKPFDFDALAGKIMKDISLQFQRTFGSEVMLEIDYEVMVQILAAAWLSERNGAVEEWVEQVLCRSFAEAQQKHHPSAQSVLKLVTCEGSFVEEHASGVCLPATINLK, from the exons ATGCCCACGTCGGTAAGCTTAGCAAGGCAATGCTTGACGGAGGAGGCGGTGCGTGTGCTGGACGACGCGGTGGCGGTGGCGCGTAGGAGGAGTCACGCGCAGACGACGTCGCTGCACGCGGTCTCGGCGCTGCTGGGTTTGCCATCATCGACTCTCCGGGAAGCATGCGCACGCGCGCGCTGCAGCGCGTACTCGCCACGGCTGCAGTTCAGAGCACTGGAGCTATCGGTAGGAGTCTCTCTGGACCGGTTGCCATCGTCGTCCCGGGCCCTGGACGAGCCGCAGGTGTCGAATTCACTCATGGCCGCGATCAAGCGGTCCCAGGCGAATCAGAGGCGCCACCCGGAGAGCTTTCACTTGCACCACCAAATCCTCCAGAACAATCCCCAGCAAACGACGTCGGTTTTGAAGGTCGAGCTCAAGCACTTTATTCTCTCCATTCTCGACGACCCGTTCGTGAGTCGGGTGTTTGGGGAAGCGGGTTTTCGGAGCTGCGATATCAAGCTGGCGATTATCCACCCGCCTATGGTGTCTCGGTTCTCCCGGACCCGGTGCCCGCCCGTTTTCCTCTGTAACTTGACGGACTCGGACCCGGCACGACGTAGTTTAGGATTGGAGGTCTCTGGGGACGAGAATTCTCGAAGAATCGCCCAGGTTTTGCTCAGAAAGAGTGGGAAGAACCCGGTGCTATTCGGAGTCTATGCAGTCGATGCGCTTCGGAGCTTCGTAGAGTGTGTGAACAAAGGTGGAGGGAGTGCTCTGCCGAATGAACTATTTGGGCTGAGCGTAATCTGCGTAGAGAGTGAGATTTCAGAGTTTGTTAATGGCGGTGGGAGCGAGGAGAAGATGGGGTTGAGGTTCAAGGAGCTGGGTGAGCAATGCTTGGGGCCTGGGATTGTGGTGAACTTGGGAGACTTGATGACGTTGAGCGAGGACGGTGCTTTTGGTGAGGCTGTGAGCTTTGTGGTCTCCCAGTTGACGAGGTTGGTGGAGCTTCACGGTGAGAGATTGTGGGTGATGGGTGCGGCGGGGACTTACGAGACTTACTCGAAGCTTTTGGGACGGTTTCCGAGTTTAGAGAAGGACTGGGATTTGCATCCCTTGCCCATCACTTCTTCTAAGCCTTCCAGTGATGGGTTTTGCTCTAAGTCCAG CTTGCTGGGTTCCTTTGTTCCATTGGGTGGGTTCTTTTCTACACCATCAGATTTCACATATCCATTTAGTAGCGCAAATCAATCTTTTAGTCGTTGTAAACGTTGCACTGAAAAGTATGAGCAAGATGTTGCTGTTATTCAGAAGGGAGGATCAACTATTTCCGTCGCTGATCAGCATTCAGAAAGCCTTCCTTCGTGCTTGCGAATGGCTGAACTTGACACAGGCGAGGGAGTGGGTGTGGCAAAG ACCAAAGATGATGAAACAATGTTGAAAGCCAAAATTTTGCAGCTGCAAAAGAAATGGAACGATACCTGCCAACATCTCCATCAAGCACAACCATTTCCTAAATTAGATATTTCCCATGCCTGGTCCCAAGTCCCATCTGCGGAGGGCTTCCATTTTGTTGCAAATAGGAAGGAAAGAAGCAGTAAAGATTCATCTCCAAATGGAAGTCAATGTGCAGATCCAAGCCATCGAACACCCACTGACTTGCAAAAACCTTTCCCATTAAAACAGAACATGCAACTACCAGTGGATTCTGATACTGAAAATGCTAATATTCAATCTAAGCTCATAGTAAAAGTTTCGAGGAGTCAGCAAATTGAGATGGAGCGCCCCTGGCTTTCTACAAACTCTATGCCCAACATGAGTCCGCCCCCTGACCACACATCATCTTCATCTGTAACTTCTGTTACCACAGATTTGGGGCTGGGAACGCTATATGCATCTACCAGTCAGGAGCCAGACAGTCCAAAATTACCAGGTTGCAAAGAGAGTCTTCAGCACTTTTCAGGTTCCATTTCCACCAAGGTCGACGCAGTGAGTGGAAATACTTCTCGCCAAATTGCTCATTCCTCTTCCTGCTCTGGTGCTAATATGGGAGGACAGTCTGATCCAAGAGATTTTAAGTCCCTTTGGAGATTTCTCAGAGAAAAGGTTTGCTGGCAAGAAGAAGCCATATGTTCTATTAGTGAAGCTGTATCCTGCAGCAGATCTAGTAATGGAAGGCGTGGTGGCTCAAGTTTCAAAGGACACATTTGGCTTACTTTCCTTGGACCCGACAAAGTTGGAAAGAGGAGAATTGCTTCAGCACTAGCTGAGATAGTGTTTGGCACCAGGGAAAGCCTGATCTCTGTGGATTTTGGCTCCCAAGACAGGGTCTGCCAATCAAACTCAATGTTTGAACACCAAGAACTTGACGGTTATGATGTGAAGTTTAGGGCAAAGACTGTTGTTGATTATGTCGCTGGGGAGTTGAGCAAGAAACCCCATTCAGTTGTCTTCCTTCAAAATGTAGATAAGGCTGATCCTTTGGCCCAAACTAGCTTGTCCCAGGCCGTTAGGACCGGTAAATTTGCAGACTCGCATGGGAGAGAAATCAGCATCAACAATACGATCTTTGTGATAACCTCAACGATCACAAAGGGCACCAGAACCGTCCTTCCTGGCAAGGAACCTATGGAATTTTCTGAGGAAAGAATACTCAAAGCCAAAAGATATCAAATGCAGATACTAGTTGAACATGTTGCTGGGGATGCCAGCAGAAGCAATGGCATGAATGTCAGAGTAACACTTAAAAATGGAACATCAAATGCTGGTTCTGTAAATAAAAGGAAGCTGATTGAGACCTGCGACTCTGAGGGGCATATGGGAACGGTTCGAGCGCAAAAGGTTTCCAGATCCTATTTGGATTTGAATCTGCCTGTAGAGGAGGAGCTGGAGGAGAACATTAATTGTGGAGACTGTGACAGTGACTCCATCTCCGAAAACTCGGAAGCTTGGTTGGAGGGGTTTTTTGAACAAGTTGATGATAACGTGGTCTTTAAACCATTTGATTTTGATGCACTTGCTGGAAAAATAATGAAGGATATTAGCCTGCAATTTCAGAGGACATTTGGATCTGAGGTTATGCTGGAGATTGATTACGAAGTTATGGTGCAAATACTTGCAGCTGCTTGGTTATCAGAGAGGAATGGAGCAGTGGAGGAATGGGTTGAACAGGTCCTCTGCCGGAGCTTTGCTGAAGCCCAGCAGAAGCACCACCCCTCTGCTCAGTCTGTTCTGAAACTAGTCACTTGTGAAGGCTCTTTTGTGGAAGAGCACGCTTCAGGAGTGTGTCTTCCTGctacaattaatttaaaataa
- the LOC133876651 gene encoding zinc finger CCCH domain-containing protein 66, translating to MCSGSKRKPSQTGFVMESELEKREGLQPSFSLLLELAACDDLIGFKSVVEEEGHDVDEASLWYGRRIGSKKMGFEERTPLMVAAMFGSKGVLNYILETGLVDVNRACGSDGATALHCAAAGGSAASAEVVKLLLDASADVNALDANGKRPSDLISLVLNSTSNLRKKKLDVMPKGFTCVEDPFSLFVQMGHEMDGQEQEEALTPRVSKDGTEKKEYPVDLSLPDIKNGIYSTDDFRMYTFKVKPCSRAYSHDWTECPFVHPGENARRRDPRKYHYSCVPCPEFRKGSCRQGDSCEYAHGIFECWLHPAQYRTRLCKDETGCTRRVCFFAHKPEELRPLYASTGSAVPSPRSFSANTSALDMGSITPLALGSSSMLMPSNSTPPMTPSGPTSPMGGTMWQNHSSMVPPTLQLPGSRLKSALSARDMDLDIELLGLENHRRRQQQLMDEISSLSSPSGWNSPLSNASAFAASPGDRSGELNRLGRMNGINLDDIFGSLDPALLPQLQGLSMDVSAPQLQSPTGMKMFQNMNQQLRSSYGTSLSSSPVRASSSFGVDPSGAAAATVLNARSAAFAMRSQSFIERSSVKGHSGLSSPGASAMHSTLSDWGSPDGKLDWRLQGEELNKLRKSASFGFRSNGSSHATAAASMPATVNEPDVSWVQSLVKDAPPAKPGQLGFEKEQQQQCHLDTGGSEMLPAWVEQLYMEQEQLVA from the coding sequence ATGTGCAGTGGTTCCAAGAGGAAACCTTCTCAAACAGGTTTCGTCATGGAGAGTGAATTGGAGAAAAGAGAGGGTTTGCAACCTAGTTTTTCGCTTTTGCTTGAGTTAGCAGCCTGCGATGATTTAATCGGATTCAAAAGTGTTGTGGAAGAAGAGGGTCATGATGTTGATGAGGCAAGCCTGTGGTATGGGAGGAGAATTGGGTCAAAGAAGATGGGGTTTGAAGAGAGGACACCCCTCATGGTTGCTGCCATGTTTGGTAGCAAAGGTGTGTTGAATTATATACTTGAAACTGGTCTTGTTGATGTTAATAGGGCTTGTGGTTCGGATGGGGCCACGGCACTTCATTGTGCTGCTGCTGGTGGCTCTGCTGCTTCGGCTGAGGTTGTTAAGCTTTTGCTTGATGCTTCTGCTGATGTAAATGCTCTTGATGCTAATGGAAAAAGGCCCAGTGACTTGATCTCTCTGGTTTTGAATTCGACTTCTAACCTCAGGAAGAAAAAATTGGATGTCATGCCGAAGGGCTTTACTTGTGTTGAGGATCCCTTTAGTTTGTTTGTTCAAATGGGGCATGAAATGGACGGGCAAGAACAGGAAGAGGCCTTGACACCTCGGGTCTCAAAGGATGGGACTGAGAAGAAAGAGTATCCTGTTGATCTTTCTCTTCCAGATATCAAGAATGGGATTTATAGCACAGATGACTTTCGAATGTATACGTTCAAGGTCAAGCCTTGCTCAAGGGCTTACTCGCATGACTGGACAGAGTGCCCTTTTGTTCATCCGGGGGAGAATGCCAGGCGGCGTGATCCAAGGAAGTACCATTATAGCTGTGTCCCTTGCCCAGAGTTCAGAAAGGGGTCGTGCAGGCAAGGAGATTCTTGCGAGTATGCGCATGGTATTTTTGAGTGTTGGCTTCACCCTGCTCAGTATCGAACACGCCTTTGCAAGGATGAGACAGGATGCACCAGAAGGGTCTGTTTCTTTGCTCATAAGCCAGAAGAGCTTCGCCCTCTTTATGCATCCACGGGTTCTGCAGTGCCATCTCCGAGATCCTTCTCGGCCAATACTTCTGCACTGGACATGGGCTCGATCACCCCACTTGCCCTCGGTAGTTCATCAATGTTGATGCCATCCAATTCAACACCTCCCATGACTCCCTCTGGACCCACTTCTCCTATGGGTGGAACCATGTGGCAAAACCACTCTAGTATGGTTCCGCCTACCTTACAGCTTCCGGGTAGTCGGTTGAAAAGTGCCCTAAGTGCTAGAGACATGGATTTAGACATTGAATTGCTTGGGCTTGAAAATCATCGTCGCAGGCAACAGCAATTGATGGATGAGATATCTAGTCTCTCCTCCCCATCCGGCTGGAATAGTCCCTTGTCCAATGCTTCAGCTTTTGCTGCCTCCCCAGGTGATCGATCTGGGGAATTAAATAGGCTTGGACGGATGAACGGTATTAATCTTGATGACATTTTTGGATCTCTGGATCCTGCCCTTTTGCCTCAATTACAGGGACTTTCTATGGATGTCTCAGCACCCCAGTTGCAATCTCCTACTGGGATGAAGATGTTTCAGAACATGAACCAGCAGCTCCGGTCAAGCTATGGTACCAGCCTTTCATCCTCTCCTGTGAGGGCATCGTCCTCATTTGGAGTTGACCCATCTGGTGCTGCAGCTGCCACAGTTTTGAATGCAAGGTCGGCTGCTTTTGCAATGCGGAGCCAGAGCTTCATTGAGCGAAGTTCTGTGAAAGGTCATTCTGGCCTTTCTTCGCCTGGTGCTTCTGCAATGCATTCTACCCTTTCGGATTGGGGCTCCCCTGATGGCAAGTTGGACTGGCGACTCCAGGGAGAAGAGCTGAACAAGCTTAGGAAATCTGCTTCTTTTGGGTTCCGAAGTAATGGCAGCAGTCATGCAACAGCTGCAGCCTCGATGCCAGCTACCGTCAATGAGCCGGATGTCTCTTGGGTTCAGTCCCTGGTGAAGGATGCCCCGCCTGCGAAACCTGGGCAGTTAGGTTTTGAGAAGGAGCAGCAGCAGCAGTGTCATCTTGACACTGGAGGCTCGGAGATGCTTCCGGCTTGGGTGGAGCAATTGTACATGGAACAGGAGCAGCTGGTGGCATAA
- the LOC133878390 gene encoding uncharacterized protein LOC133878390 — MKFLSSSPSFSSSSSSASFDPNMCNSKSATAGCLAGILRRILCSGNLPTHPSDQLREADSLLCDKDQELKAARESIERFEASATPGIVARLMGLESMPEIDSLLNPNSKPNSISRSRSMNYADHLAEFDPMQAQHRRVKSTLSFRETPTFLELENENFLILSFETGSEHKELRSKGKKSETGFGELKQRREERCKNMENRAERVSEKKKKNNNKGCQEANKKVLNDLNNGKSKGSSITRSPSKNSHEKPYVSPEAVKTSKPANHKEVVNGRKLSKRKKTSLCVVQKTESECSSEDSSPVSVLDFGHFLTDPEAPISESGMADSKSRRKLSPELENHKQQSPRKDSDLIGDELQTKKVEGKYHGTKKKECMSQNYVDMWGEIGRLTGAELVGSNWVYRGMWKHESFDGIGANFELEILDQLLDELVGQLSGLP, encoded by the exons ATGAAGTTTttgtcttcttctccttctttctcgTCGTCTTCATCCTCTGCCTCTTTTGATCCAAACATGTGCAATTCAAAGAGCGCCACTGCCGGGTGTCTGGCGGGCATCTTGCGCCGAATTCTCTGCTCCGGTAACCTTCCTACACACCCTTCAGATCAACTCAGAGAGGCTGATTCATTGTTGTGTGACAAGGATCAAGAACTGAAGGCCGCTAGGGAGAGTATCGAGAGATTCGAGGCCTCTGCCACGCCAGGGATAGTAGCAAGGCTGATGGGTTTGGAATCAATGCCAGAGATCGACAGTCTGTTGAATCCAAATTCAAAGCCAAATTCAATTTCACGTAGCCGATCCATGAACTATGCGGATCACTTGGCGGAGTTTGATCCAATGCAGGCGCAGCATCGACGGGTGAAATCCACGTTGTCCTTTAGAGAGACGCCGACATTTCTCGAGCTGGAAAACGAAAACTTTCTTATACTCAGCTTCGAGACTGGAAGTGAACATAAAGAGTTAAGATCAAAGGGGAAGAAATCTGAAACGGGTTTTGGAGAATTGAagcaaagaagagaagaaagatgtaaAAACATGGAGAACAGAGCAGAGAGGGTgtcagagaagaagaagaagaacaacaaCAAAGGATGTCAAGAAGCCAACAAGAAGGTCTTGAATGATTTGAATAATGGCAAGTCTAAAGGCTCAAGTATTACTCGATCTCCTTCAAAGAACTCCCACGAAAAACCATATGTTTCCCCGGAAGCAGTAAAAACGTCCAAACCCGCTAACCACAAGGAAGTCGTCAATGGAAGGAAACTAAGTAAGAGGAAAAAAACCAGTCTTTGTGTAGTTCAAAAGACAGAATCTGAGTGCAGCTCCGAAGATTCGAGTCCTGTTTCTGTTCTTGATTTTGGTCATTTCCTCACTGATCCTGAGGCCCCAATATCAG AGTCGGGTATGGCTGATTCAAAGTCACGAAGGAAGTTGTCGCCGGAGCTTGAAAATCACAAGCAGCAATCTCCACGAAAGGACAGTGATCTAATCGGAGATGAGCTACAAACAAAGAAAGTTGAAGGCAAATATCAtggaacaaagaagaaagagtGCATGAGCCAAAACTACGTGGATATGTGGGGTGAAATTGGCAGGCTGACTGGAGCAGAGTTGGTTGGATCAAATTGGGTATACAGGGGAATGTGGAAGCATGAAAGTTTTGACGGTATTGGTGCAAATTTTGAGCTTGAAATTCTCGATCAATTGTTAGATGAGTTGGTAGGTCAACTATCTGGACTTCCATGA